A part of Streptomyces sp. NBC_01497 genomic DNA contains:
- a CDS encoding tetratricopeptide repeat protein, translated as MQPRNMSMSGVVDLAAVKAAGEAKTKAEQARAEAARNGGTPAVSPSALVIDVDEAGFERDVLQRSAEVPVVIDFWAEWCEPCKQLSPLLERLTREYNGRFVLAKIDVDANQMLMQQFGIQGIPAVFAVVAGQALPLFQGAAPEEQIRQTLDQLIQVGEERFGLTGIPVDADAAEPEPDEVPVAPPGPYDALLEAAVGALDAGDFAGAVQAYRNVLSDDPANTEAKLGLAQAELLNRVGALDPQQVRQDAAGKPGDVDAQLAVADLDLAGGHVEDAFARLVETVRGSVGDDREKARLRLLELFEVIGADDPRVSAARTALARVLF; from the coding sequence ATGCAGCCTAGGAACATGTCCATGAGCGGCGTCGTCGACCTCGCCGCGGTGAAGGCGGCCGGCGAGGCCAAGACCAAGGCGGAGCAGGCCCGCGCCGAGGCCGCCCGCAACGGCGGCACCCCTGCCGTCTCCCCGTCCGCCCTCGTGATCGACGTCGACGAGGCGGGCTTCGAGCGGGACGTCCTCCAGCGCTCCGCCGAGGTGCCCGTCGTCATCGACTTCTGGGCCGAGTGGTGCGAGCCGTGCAAGCAGCTCAGCCCCCTCCTCGAACGCCTGACGCGTGAGTACAACGGCCGGTTCGTTCTGGCCAAGATCGACGTCGACGCCAACCAGATGCTGATGCAGCAGTTCGGCATCCAGGGGATCCCCGCCGTCTTCGCGGTGGTCGCCGGCCAGGCGCTGCCGCTGTTCCAGGGGGCCGCCCCCGAGGAGCAGATCCGGCAGACGCTCGACCAGCTCATCCAGGTCGGTGAGGAGCGCTTCGGGCTCACCGGGATCCCGGTGGACGCCGACGCCGCCGAGCCGGAGCCGGACGAGGTGCCCGTGGCACCCCCCGGCCCGTACGACGCGCTCCTGGAGGCGGCCGTCGGTGCGCTCGACGCGGGCGACTTCGCGGGAGCCGTCCAGGCGTACCGCAACGTGCTGTCCGACGACCCGGCCAACACCGAGGCCAAGCTCGGCCTCGCGCAGGCGGAACTGCTGAACCGGGTGGGCGCGCTGGACCCCCAGCAGGTGCGGCAGGACGCGGCCGGCAAGCCCGGGGACGTCGACGCGCAACTGGCCGTCGCCGACCTGGACCTGGCCGGGGGGCACGTGGAGGACGCGTTCGCGCGCCTCGTCGAGACGGTGCGGGGATCGGTGGGTGACGACCGGGAGAAGGCGCGGCTGCGACTGCTCGAACTCTTCGAGGTCATCGGGGCG